One Oxobacter pfennigii DNA segment encodes these proteins:
- a CDS encoding MEDS domain-containing protein, which translates to MDKELLTVDEVADILRTTPNTIYRWLRAGKFPGVKIGKEWRIKREALEERLNDSIHHPEQSYIEKLNIQGDHVMVLTSSQSEVLDIEVEFFKKGLNKGQRLFKGCWWQNQDEVRKELTLRGIHVEDLERQDKLVIADLADAFRKKGIQGPVEIWQSEAYKSLSMGYKVTWGSGSPDLLCCGDFNKLQEFENSLAKSIEKIPIVGICPYVLNLDAQDSFNSLVHLMNQHKGVLFYGSKISAFLRKDMV; encoded by the coding sequence CCACACCAAATACCATATACAGATGGTTAAGAGCCGGAAAGTTTCCCGGTGTTAAAATAGGTAAGGAATGGCGGATTAAACGGGAAGCGCTGGAGGAAAGATTAAATGACAGCATACATCATCCGGAACAATCCTATATTGAAAAATTAAATATACAAGGAGACCATGTTATGGTTTTAACATCCAGCCAGTCTGAAGTTTTGGATATTGAGGTGGAATTCTTTAAAAAAGGCTTAAATAAAGGCCAAAGGCTTTTTAAAGGCTGCTGGTGGCAAAATCAGGATGAAGTGAGAAAAGAGCTTACCTTAAGAGGGATTCACGTGGAGGATTTGGAGAGGCAGGATAAGCTTGTAATTGCCGACTTGGCTGATGCATTCAGGAAAAAAGGTATACAAGGACCGGTAGAAATCTGGCAGAGTGAAGCTTATAAGTCTTTGTCCATGGGCTATAAGGTCACATGGGGCTCAGGCTCACCCGATTTACTTTGCTGCGGAGATTTTAATAAATTACAGGAGTTTGAAAATTCACTTGCCAAATCCATTGAAAAAATTCCTATAGTAGGTATATGTCCCTATGTATTAAATCTTGATGCACAAGATAGTTTTAATTCCCTTGTACATTTAATGAATCAACATAAGGGTGTACTGTTCTACGGTTCCAAAATCTCTGCTTTTCTTCGTAAAGACATGGTTTGA
- a CDS encoding FMN-binding protein gives MKRTFSLTMAMLLVTALLAGCGGSKSPAYKDGTYEGEGDGKETIKVSVEVSGGKIAKIDVTEHEETEGIADAALEQIPAAIVEKNSTEVETVSGATMTSNGIIEAVNKALENAK, from the coding sequence ATGAAAAGAACTTTTTCTTTAACAATGGCAATGCTTCTGGTAACTGCTCTTTTGGCAGGATGCGGCGGGAGCAAAAGCCCAGCTTATAAGGACGGTACTTATGAAGGGGAAGGCGACGGAAAAGAAACCATAAAGGTATCTGTAGAAGTTTCTGGCGGCAAAATAGCAAAGATAGATGTTACAGAACATGAAGAGACCGAAGGAATTGCAGATGCTGCATTGGAACAAATTCCTGCAGCTATAGTTGAAAAGAATTCAACAGAAGTAGAGACAGTTTCAGGTGCTACCATGACCAGTAACGGTATCATAGAAGCCGTGAATAAGGCATTGGAGAATGCAAAATAA
- a CDS encoding C-GCAxxG-C-C family protein — protein sequence MGVSEGFFGTLAEEVGYPFNQIPTEAFISAAGGYGAGTLCGTLGVGAACIGTVCDKETSNKLLSELLKWYKKEEFPSYQPENLNLPKTVADSYLCEDSVGNFMAASGYAYNDPERKSRCAGVAAEVTKKIFEMLNEQMG from the coding sequence ATCGGAGTATCCGAAGGGTTCTTCGGAACGTTGGCAGAAGAAGTTGGATATCCTTTTAATCAGATTCCAACCGAAGCCTTTATAAGTGCAGCAGGCGGCTATGGGGCAGGTACTCTTTGCGGTACTTTAGGAGTAGGTGCAGCCTGTATCGGTACGGTATGCGATAAAGAAACATCCAACAAACTGCTGTCGGAATTATTGAAATGGTATAAAAAAGAAGAATTCCCAAGTTATCAGCCTGAAAATCTCAACCTCCCTAAGACTGTGGCAGATTCTTATCTATGTGAAGATTCTGTGGGCAATTTCATGGCAGCCAGCGGATATGCCTATAATGATCCTGAAAGAAAAAGCCGCTGTGCAGGCGTTGCCGCAGAAGTAACAAAAAAGATTTTTGAAATGCTCAATGAACAAATGGGATAG
- the cooS gene encoding anaerobic carbon-monoxide dehydrogenase catalytic subunit, whose protein sequence is MSETILEKTEGRVSYHDSVEEMLKRIREDGMSNVFDRWMHQEKIRCKFCLQGLSCQLCSHGPCRINDKGQPEKGVCGIGPDAMAMRTLLLHNIMGAGTYSHHAYEAYRTLRATGEGKTPFTIKDANKLKWMCEQLKINTNQDINKMAVDLANLLEEQLHVGTDKPNIMVETFAPRKRKKVWRDINIYPAGVNHEEQNSVASCLTNVDGDYASLALKALRLGIATIYNAQIGLEMVQDILFGTPKPHEVNVDLGIMDPGYVNIAFNGHQPWAGVATIQKAKSKQVQDKAKAAGAKGLRIVGSIETGQELLQRFEVDDVFVGLMGNWLAIEPFLATGTVDVMAMEENCSPPAIDMYAEKYQITLVSVSTIIGIPGLQHKIPYNPEEADEMADKLIDLAIENFKKRTGNIKPMVPKITQKAVAGFSTEAVLEALGNKLDPLVDVIAAGKIKGVVALANCSSLRNGPQDWNTVNLTKELIKRDILVVAGGCGNHALEVAGLCNLEAADMAGKGLQEICSALKIPPVLSFGTCTDTGRISMLVTALADHLDVDVPDLPIAVTAPEWMEQKATIDGVFAVAYGAYTHLSPTPFITGAPNLVKLLTQDVEELTGGKVALGDEPVQAAKDIEEHILSKRKALGLT, encoded by the coding sequence ATGAGTGAAACCATATTGGAAAAAACCGAAGGACGCGTAAGCTATCATGATTCAGTGGAAGAAATGCTAAAAAGAATAAGAGAAGATGGTATGTCCAATGTATTTGACAGGTGGATGCATCAGGAAAAAATACGCTGCAAATTCTGTCTTCAGGGCCTAAGCTGTCAGCTATGTTCCCATGGACCTTGCAGGATCAATGATAAAGGACAGCCGGAAAAGGGTGTGTGTGGAATAGGGCCAGATGCGATGGCAATGAGGACATTGCTTCTTCATAATATTATGGGAGCGGGTACATACAGTCATCATGCTTATGAAGCATACAGGACTTTGCGGGCTACAGGTGAAGGAAAAACTCCCTTTACAATTAAGGATGCAAACAAGCTTAAATGGATGTGTGAACAGCTAAAAATAAATACAAACCAGGATATAAATAAGATGGCTGTTGACCTGGCAAACCTTCTGGAAGAACAACTGCATGTGGGAACAGATAAACCTAATATAATGGTGGAAACATTTGCTCCCAGGAAAAGAAAAAAGGTATGGAGGGATATAAATATTTACCCTGCCGGTGTTAACCATGAAGAACAAAATTCCGTTGCAAGCTGTCTTACAAACGTGGATGGGGACTATGCATCATTGGCCTTAAAAGCTCTCAGGCTGGGAATCGCAACAATATATAATGCCCAAATAGGCCTTGAAATGGTTCAGGATATATTATTCGGCACGCCAAAACCTCATGAGGTAAATGTAGACTTAGGTATCATGGATCCGGGTTATGTTAATATTGCCTTTAACGGCCACCAGCCCTGGGCAGGAGTGGCAACAATACAAAAAGCTAAATCTAAGCAGGTGCAGGATAAGGCAAAGGCAGCCGGAGCTAAAGGTTTAAGAATAGTTGGTTCAATAGAGACAGGACAGGAACTTCTTCAGAGGTTTGAAGTAGACGATGTATTTGTGGGTCTGATGGGGAACTGGTTGGCTATAGAACCATTTTTAGCTACAGGTACGGTGGATGTAATGGCAATGGAGGAAAATTGTTCACCTCCGGCTATAGATATGTATGCGGAAAAATATCAGATAACTCTAGTCAGTGTAAGCACCATAATCGGAATACCCGGGCTGCAGCATAAAATCCCCTACAATCCTGAAGAAGCAGATGAAATGGCCGACAAATTGATTGACCTGGCAATAGAGAATTTCAAAAAACGGACGGGAAACATCAAGCCGATGGTGCCAAAGATTACTCAAAAGGCTGTAGCAGGATTTTCTACCGAGGCAGTACTGGAGGCTCTGGGGAATAAACTGGACCCTCTTGTTGACGTAATAGCAGCAGGAAAAATAAAAGGCGTTGTGGCGCTGGCCAATTGTTCATCCTTAAGAAATGGTCCCCAGGACTGGAATACGGTGAACCTCACCAAAGAGTTAATAAAAAGAGATATATTGGTAGTCGCGGGAGGCTGTGGAAACCATGCTTTGGAGGTTGCAGGACTTTGCAATCTGGAAGCGGCAGATATGGCGGGGAAAGGGCTGCAGGAAATATGCAGTGCATTAAAAATACCGCCTGTCTTAAGTTTTGGGACTTGTACCGATACGGGCAGGATCTCAATGCTGGTAACTGCCCTGGCAGACCACCTGGATGTGGATGTACCGGATTTGCCCATAGCTGTCACCGCGCCGGAGTGGATGGAACAAAAAGCAACCATTGACGGTGTATTCGCAGTAGCATACGGGGCATATACCCATCTGTCACCAACACCATTCATTACAGGCGCTCCAAATCTTGTGAAATTGCTGACACAGGATGTAGAAGAGCTTACGGGAGGAAAGGTAGCCTTAGGAGATGAGCCGGTTCAGGCAGCTAAGGATATTGAAGAGCATATCTTATCAAAACGGAAAGCTTTGGGATTAACATAA
- a CDS encoding GGDEF domain-containing protein, protein MNVFNIDMGTLLIVLVLGHILTGILIISYTVRHNKEKSVNIFLLSKLFQSVAWIMLGFKDAIPYIIWISISNSILFIGAALELIAFLTLVNSYNKAIKRNYNILILICIATFNAITIYSTPENIRIVFASTITVILISFPAYKLFRHKNPSVLQKVIASFYSITMVSFLFRAYMALTSAHDMTLWSTNIFNTGSFLLLYLVMLVGSIGFILLAKEKLDVELVKAASLDELTDIFNRRTFILRAKEFISLFARKKEQISYLLIDIDNFKRINDVYGHYIGDIVLKEFAGAIKAQLRVYDLFGRYGGEEFAILLPGTNEKDSIEVAERLRKTIENTPVSINPEIKYTISIGAVTLTPDSKTNVDMLYKISDNALYMAKMQGRNRVVRFQNAV, encoded by the coding sequence ATGAATGTTTTTAATATAGATATGGGAACTCTCTTAATTGTTCTTGTTTTAGGGCATATTTTAACAGGCATACTTATAATCTCATATACAGTCCGGCATAACAAAGAGAAATCAGTTAATATATTTTTATTGTCTAAATTATTTCAATCGGTTGCATGGATTATGCTTGGTTTTAAAGATGCTATCCCTTATATTATTTGGATATCTATATCGAATTCTATATTATTTATCGGTGCAGCATTGGAACTAATTGCTTTTTTAACTTTGGTAAACAGTTATAATAAAGCTATAAAAAGAAATTATAATATCCTGATTTTAATTTGTATTGCTACTTTTAATGCTATAACAATATACAGTACTCCAGAAAATATCAGGATCGTATTTGCCTCCACAATTACAGTTATATTAATTTCATTTCCAGCATATAAGCTTTTTAGGCATAAAAATCCATCAGTATTGCAAAAAGTAATAGCTTCTTTTTACAGTATTACAATGGTTTCCTTCCTTTTCAGGGCCTATATGGCATTAACCTCGGCGCATGATATGACACTATGGTCAACAAATATTTTCAATACCGGCTCCTTTCTTCTGCTGTATCTTGTAATGCTCGTGGGAAGTATAGGATTCATTCTTTTAGCAAAAGAAAAGCTGGATGTTGAACTGGTTAAAGCTGCGTCACTTGATGAATTAACTGATATATTTAATCGAAGGACATTTATATTGCGCGCAAAAGAATTTATTTCGCTGTTTGCAAGAAAAAAAGAACAAATCTCATATTTGCTTATAGATATTGATAATTTCAAAAGGATTAATGACGTATATGGGCATTATATAGGAGATATTGTCTTAAAGGAGTTTGCTGGTGCCATCAAGGCACAATTAAGAGTTTATGATTTATTCGGAAGGTACGGTGGTGAAGAATTCGCCATATTACTCCCAGGTACAAATGAAAAAGATTCTATTGAAGTCGCAGAAAGATTAAGAAAAACAATCGAAAATACACCAGTCAGCATCAATCCTGAAATAAAATATACCATAAGTATAGGAGCAGTCACTCTTACTCCGGATTCGAAAACAAATGTTGATATGCTCTATAAAATAAGTGATAACGCTCTTTATATGGCGAAAATGCAGGGAAGGAATCGTGTTGTTCGGTTTCAAAATGCAGTATAA
- a CDS encoding nucleoside kinase yields MDKVKVEFNSGLSGEYAKGTRLKDIAKNYKVQYETGIIAAKVNNEILELNDELNEDCKVEFLTLASYEARRIYARGLTFVLIRAAQEIFPDCKVSIEHSINKGLYGEIHKDKELSLEDVLAIERRMQEIVESDEPFEKSRISMGEAINLFKKSGQDDKVRLFKYWKQDHINLYKCGWLYDYFYGRMVPSAGYLKKFELKFYKPGFVLSYPETYSPDELPVYIEQKKLFNVFRETEEWAKIIGVSDVGELNEKEESGDIEDIIRIAEALHEKKIANIADMIADFKDKIKIVLIAGPSSSGKTTFTKRLSIQLRVNGLKPYAISLDDYFLNREDTPKDENGDYDFETIYALDLNLLNDHLQRLLNGEEIMIPTFNFITGQREYKGNTLKLTDGMILLAEGIHGLNEMLTSKINPENKFKIYISALTQLNIDNHNRIPTTDVRILRRIIRDNRTRGRDAESTILGWPSVRKGEDINIFPFQEEADIMFNSTLLYEMGVLKNYAEPLLKKIGKESRAYSEARRLLKFLEYFLPVDDTNVPNNSIIREFTGKSSFYNE; encoded by the coding sequence GTGGATAAAGTCAAAGTGGAATTTAACAGCGGATTATCTGGGGAATATGCAAAGGGAACAAGGCTAAAAGACATAGCTAAAAACTACAAGGTGCAATATGAGACGGGAATTATCGCAGCAAAGGTAAATAACGAGATATTGGAATTGAATGATGAACTTAACGAGGACTGCAAGGTGGAGTTTTTAACTCTTGCCTCCTATGAAGCCAGGAGGATATATGCCCGGGGATTGACCTTTGTTCTTATAAGGGCTGCACAGGAGATATTTCCCGACTGCAAGGTATCCATTGAGCATTCTATAAACAAGGGGCTGTACGGAGAAATTCACAAGGACAAAGAACTAAGCCTAGAAGATGTATTGGCAATAGAACGCAGGATGCAGGAGATAGTTGAAAGTGATGAACCCTTTGAGAAAAGCCGGATTTCAATGGGTGAAGCCATAAATTTGTTTAAAAAATCCGGTCAGGATGATAAAGTAAGGCTTTTTAAATACTGGAAGCAGGACCATATCAATCTGTACAAATGCGGATGGCTGTATGATTATTTTTATGGAAGAATGGTGCCCTCTGCCGGATATCTTAAAAAATTTGAGCTTAAATTTTATAAGCCGGGGTTTGTATTAAGCTATCCCGAGACCTATTCTCCCGATGAATTGCCTGTATATATTGAGCAAAAAAAGCTCTTCAACGTTTTTCGTGAAACTGAAGAATGGGCAAAGATAATAGGTGTGTCAGATGTCGGAGAATTAAATGAAAAGGAAGAGTCAGGCGATATTGAGGATATAATAAGAATTGCTGAAGCTCTTCATGAAAAGAAAATAGCAAATATAGCCGACATGATTGCCGACTTTAAGGATAAGATTAAAATAGTTTTGATAGCCGGGCCCTCCTCGTCAGGTAAAACTACATTTACCAAAAGATTGAGCATTCAGCTCAGGGTAAATGGATTAAAACCATATGCAATATCCTTAGATGATTACTTCTTAAACAGGGAAGATACACCTAAGGATGAAAACGGTGATTATGATTTTGAGACCATTTACGCTCTAGATTTGAATCTTTTAAATGACCACCTACAAAGACTTCTTAACGGCGAAGAAATCATGATTCCCACCTTTAATTTTATAACCGGGCAAAGGGAATACAAAGGCAACACATTAAAGCTTACTGACGGGATGATACTTTTAGCCGAGGGAATTCACGGCTTAAATGAAATGCTGACCAGCAAAATCAATCCCGAAAATAAATTCAAGATATATATAAGTGCGTTAACCCAGCTTAATATCGACAATCACAACAGGATTCCCACAACGGATGTCAGAATTTTAAGAAGAATAATAAGGGATAACAGAACCAGAGGCAGGGATGCGGAAAGCACCATTTTAGGATGGCCTTCTGTAAGAAAGGGGGAAGATATTAATATATTCCCCTTCCAGGAGGAAGCAGATATCATGTTTAACTCTACCCTTTTATATGAGATGGGCGTGCTTAAAAATTATGCAGAGCCCCTGTTAAAAAAGATAGGCAAAGAAAGCAGAGCCTATTCGGAAGCAAGAAGGCTGTTGAAGTTTTTGGAATACTTCCTTCCTGTAGACGATACAAACGTGCCAAACAATTCGATAATAAGGGAATTCACCGGTAAAAGCAGTTTTTATAACGAATAA